One stretch of Bosea vaviloviae DNA includes these proteins:
- a CDS encoding M23 family metallopeptidase, translated as MNAHPEFNTPAEPLAPEAAALLIDLGIEPPIRPDGSAHQLQDRRGISVRWLFACMLVGSCGAALLGAAILIAMRGDTSFPEQPETVTARASSGAGAGGGARKADKLVAEQPVIGARQAVRAPMSQKLGDREVIRVRPFIRLASNLSMTTGVYATNIPPFNPLRLFAEGGQPSERYAEPVQDLPDADVTIVKRDLTDIQVPDGKAQLGDAEVITQMEEERTNAAAAGRQRSLPIPPQLMLSRTLTGAAPTAGDLLAYAPSDTRFSGIEVRVVPENVTNARKTPIPASREPLVEEKLVIAKRGENFEQTMRAAGANQDQIRGMMQAFGGKVRVSALPDGQVLQVLFAPGPRPGDVRQIVRVSFLTAGQPDGTVAINDAGAFVSVTLPRQDLVGPQRPQRKTGDAQDEEEDEDGGGSTGARLYDSLYETGLRHEMPRPLVDELVRIFSYDVDFQQRVRGGDNLEVIFTEEEEGERAEILSAALTINGETRRVFRYQAPEDGLIEYFDEDGRSLKKFLLRKPIAEGEMRSGFGMRYHPIMRYSKMHTGVDWANRIGTPILAAGNGTIISAGWSSGYGKHTEIQHANGYVTTYSHQSNFANGIVPGARVRQGQIIGYLGSTGLSTGPHLHYEVKVNDNFVNPMKIRVPRGRELQGGALAEFKRQRDEIQSLIVKAGGTLAQLR; from the coding sequence ATGAACGCCCATCCCGAGTTCAACACCCCAGCAGAACCGCTCGCCCCCGAGGCCGCGGCGCTGCTGATCGATCTCGGGATCGAGCCACCGATCCGGCCGGACGGCTCCGCGCATCAACTGCAGGACCGGCGCGGCATCTCGGTGCGCTGGCTCTTCGCCTGCATGCTCGTCGGCTCCTGCGGCGCGGCCCTGCTCGGCGCCGCCATCCTGATCGCGATGCGCGGCGACACCAGCTTTCCCGAACAGCCCGAGACCGTGACGGCGCGTGCCTCCTCGGGCGCCGGCGCCGGCGGTGGGGCCCGCAAGGCCGACAAGCTCGTGGCCGAGCAACCCGTGATCGGCGCACGCCAGGCCGTGCGCGCACCGATGTCGCAGAAACTCGGGGATCGCGAGGTCATCCGCGTCCGGCCCTTCATCCGGCTCGCATCCAACCTGTCGATGACGACCGGCGTCTACGCGACCAATATTCCACCCTTCAACCCGTTGCGGCTCTTCGCCGAGGGCGGCCAGCCCAGCGAGCGCTACGCCGAGCCGGTGCAGGATCTCCCCGACGCCGACGTGACCATCGTGAAGCGCGACCTGACCGATATCCAGGTCCCCGACGGCAAAGCCCAACTCGGTGACGCCGAGGTCATCACCCAGATGGAGGAAGAGCGCACCAATGCCGCGGCCGCCGGGCGGCAGCGCAGCCTGCCGATCCCGCCGCAATTGATGCTGAGCCGCACGCTCACCGGCGCGGCCCCGACCGCCGGCGACCTCTTGGCCTATGCGCCGAGCGATACGCGCTTTTCCGGCATCGAAGTCCGCGTCGTTCCCGAGAACGTCACCAACGCGCGCAAGACCCCGATCCCCGCCTCGCGCGAGCCGCTGGTCGAGGAGAAGCTGGTGATCGCCAAGCGCGGCGAGAATTTCGAGCAGACCATGCGTGCTGCCGGCGCGAACCAGGACCAGATCCGCGGCATGATGCAGGCTTTTGGCGGCAAGGTCCGCGTCTCGGCCCTTCCCGACGGCCAGGTCCTGCAGGTTCTGTTCGCGCCAGGTCCGCGCCCCGGCGATGTCAGACAGATCGTACGCGTCTCCTTCCTGACCGCGGGCCAGCCCGACGGCACGGTCGCGATCAACGACGCCGGCGCCTTCGTCTCCGTCACCTTGCCCCGCCAGGACCTGGTCGGCCCGCAGCGCCCGCAGCGCAAGACCGGCGACGCGCAGGATGAGGAAGAGGATGAGGATGGCGGCGGCAGCACCGGCGCCAGGCTCTATGACAGCCTCTACGAGACCGGTCTGCGCCACGAGATGCCGCGCCCGCTTGTCGACGAGCTCGTCCGCATCTTCTCCTATGACGTCGATTTCCAGCAGCGCGTGCGCGGCGGCGACAATCTCGAGGTCATCTTCACCGAGGAGGAGGAAGGCGAGCGCGCCGAGATCCTGTCGGCGGCCTTGACCATCAATGGCGAGACGCGCCGCGTCTTCCGCTACCAGGCGCCCGAGGACGGGCTGATCGAGTATTTCGACGAGGACGGCCGCTCGCTGAAGAAGTTCCTGCTGCGCAAGCCGATCGCCGAAGGCGAGATGCGGTCGGGCTTCGGCATGCGCTACCACCCGATCATGCGCTATTCGAAGATGCATACCGGCGTGGACTGGGCCAACCGCATCGGCACGCCGATCCTGGCGGCGGGCAACGGCACGATCATCAGCGCCGGCTGGTCCTCGGGCTATGGCAAGCACACCGAGATCCAGCACGCCAATGGCTACGTCACGACCTATTCGCACCAATCCAATTTCGCCAACGGCATCGTGCCCGGTGCAAGGGTCCGGCAGGGCCAGATTATCGGCTATCTCGGCTCGACTGGCCTCTCGACCGGCCCGCACCTGCATTACGAGGTCAAGGTCAACGATAATTTCGTGAACCCGATGAAGATCCGCGTGCCGCGCGGCCGCGAACTCCAGGGCGGCGCGCTGGCAGAGTTCAAGCGCCAGCGCGACGAGATCCAGAGCCTGATCGTGAAGGCCGGCGGCACGCTCGCACAGTTGCGCTGA
- a CDS encoding AEC family transporter, which produces MLAALIVVLPVFGLISLGYLARWAKIVRETTGEGLSDFVFVLALPCLLFRTLAKADIPATQPWGYWIAYFTGLAIVWALAMLIASRIFARRGPELVVSGFAAAQSNTVFVGVPMILKAYGDAGAVPLGLLLAIHLPVTMTIATLLAEGRAASITMMIKRLFTHPIIIGILLGSAARPIIGLIPEPLWTIVDLLAGAAVPCALISLGIAMRRYGLTSGLALPAILSGLKLGLHPLIVYVLATMVFQMPAHWSGVAVLFAACPCGINAYLFAERYKQGVADASSAIALSTMLSLFTTTAWLTWLRVG; this is translated from the coding sequence ATGCTCGCCGCCCTCATCGTCGTCCTGCCCGTTTTCGGCCTGATCAGCCTCGGCTATCTCGCGCGCTGGGCCAAGATCGTGCGGGAGACCACCGGCGAGGGCCTCTCCGACTTCGTCTTCGTGCTGGCCCTGCCCTGCCTGCTTTTCCGCACGCTCGCCAAGGCGGATATTCCGGCCACCCAGCCTTGGGGCTACTGGATCGCCTATTTCACCGGCCTCGCCATCGTCTGGGCGCTCGCCATGTTGATCGCGAGCCGCATTTTTGCCCGCAGGGGTCCTGAACTGGTCGTCTCGGGCTTCGCCGCCGCGCAATCCAACACCGTCTTCGTCGGCGTGCCGATGATCCTGAAGGCCTATGGCGACGCCGGCGCCGTGCCGCTCGGTCTGCTGCTGGCGATCCATCTGCCGGTCACGATGACGATAGCCACCTTGCTCGCCGAAGGCCGCGCGGCCTCGATCACGATGATGATCAAGCGGCTGTTCACTCACCCGATCATCATCGGCATCCTGCTCGGCTCGGCGGCGCGCCCGATCATCGGCCTGATCCCCGAGCCGCTCTGGACGATCGTCGACCTCCTGGCCGGCGCCGCCGTGCCCTGCGCGCTCATCAGCCTCGGCATCGCCATGCGGCGTTACGGCCTGACATCGGGCCTCGCTCTGCCCGCCATCCTGAGCGGGCTCAAGCTCGGGCTGCATCCGCTGATCGTCTATGTGCTGGCGACCATGGTCTTCCAGATGCCGGCGCATTGGTCGGGCGTCGCCGTGCTCTTCGCCGCCTGCCCCTGCGGCATCAACGCCTATCTCTTCGCCGAGCGCTACAAGCAGGGTGTCGCCGACGCCTCGAGCGCGATCGCGCTCTCGACCATGCTCTCGCTCTTCACCACCACGGCCTGGCTGACCTGGCTCAGGGTGGGCTGA
- a CDS encoding glutamate--tRNA ligase family protein codes for MAASSPAFTEPVFRFAPSPNGRLHLGHALSVLTNERLARKLGGRLLLRIEDIDVTRCKPEFEAGIREDLAWLGLRFDGAVRRQSEHFESYAEAVRGLQARRLVYPCFCSRQMIKRAVGLHKAWPVDPDGAPLYPGTCRACGPAEAATRIRAGEPHLLRLAMDRAIEVLDHGAFGRFRPNAKNVIDSWSLEHCSREKPVPTFSRNALGGAADYVAFDEAGHERRVVAQPVRWGDVVLARKEVPTSYHLSVVFDDALQGVTHVVRGRDLEAATDIHVVLQRLLGLPMPRYHFHPLLSDETGQKLAKSRLSESLADLRARGVTAGEIRAQLGFG; via the coding sequence ATGGCAGCGTCCTCCCCCGCTTTCACGGAGCCGGTCTTCCGCTTCGCGCCGAGCCCGAACGGGCGGCTGCATCTCGGTCACGCGCTGTCGGTGCTGACGAATGAGCGGCTGGCGCGCAAGCTGGGCGGCCGGCTGCTGCTGCGGATCGAGGATATCGACGTTACCCGCTGCAAGCCGGAGTTCGAGGCTGGGATCAGGGAGGATCTGGCCTGGCTTGGCCTGCGCTTCGACGGTGCGGTCCGGCGGCAATCCGAGCATTTCGAGAGCTATGCCGAGGCGGTGAGGGGGCTGCAGGCGCGGAGGCTGGTCTATCCCTGCTTCTGTTCGCGCCAGATGATCAAACGTGCGGTCGGCCTGCACAAGGCCTGGCCGGTCGACCCTGACGGCGCGCCGCTTTATCCCGGAACCTGTCGCGCGTGCGGTCCGGCCGAGGCCGCAACACGCATCCGGGCCGGCGAGCCGCATCTGCTGCGGCTGGCGATGGACCGCGCGATCGAGGTGCTCGATCACGGCGCATTCGGACGTTTCCGTCCGAATGCGAAAAACGTGATCGATTCCTGGAGTTTAGAGCATTGCTCCCGCGAAAAACCGGTACCCACTTTTTCGCGCAATGCTCTAGGCGGGGCGGCCGATTATGTGGCTTTCGACGAGGCAGGGCATGAACGGCGCGTCGTCGCGCAGCCGGTCCGCTGGGGCGATGTCGTGCTGGCGCGCAAGGAGGTGCCGACGAGCTATCACCTCTCGGTCGTGTTCGACGATGCGCTGCAAGGCGTGACCCATGTCGTGCGCGGGCGCGATCTCGAAGCGGCGACCGATATCCATGTCGTGCTGCAGCGGCTGCTCGGCCTGCCGATGCCGCGCTATCATTTCCACCCCCTGCTGAGCGACGAGACCGGGCAGAAGCTGGCGAAGAGCAGGCTTTCGGAAAGCCTCGCCGATCTCAGGGCGCGCGGCGTCACGGCTGGCGAGATCAGGGCGCAGCTAGGCTTCGGCTGA
- a CDS encoding DNA-3-methyladenine glycosylase family protein, which yields MNLITCEADLEEGMAALRALQPHWAGIIDKVGLPPLRRRPGGFAGLAAIIVSQQLSVASARAVWARVESVLAPLTPERILAASDDEMRLSGLSRPKQRTLRAVAAALVEGSLRFEALEAATPEAVHEHMTAVSGIGPWTADIYLLFCLGHRDGFAAGDLAIQEAARQAFDLPARPKAAELAALAEAWRPWRGVAARLLWAYYAALKKREGINA from the coding sequence ATGAACCTGATCACCTGCGAAGCCGATCTCGAGGAAGGCATGGCGGCGCTGCGCGCGCTGCAGCCGCATTGGGCTGGGATCATCGACAAGGTCGGTCTGCCGCCGCTGCGCCGCCGCCCCGGCGGGTTCGCGGGGCTGGCCGCCATCATCGTCTCCCAACAATTATCGGTGGCGAGCGCCCGCGCCGTCTGGGCCCGCGTCGAGAGCGTGCTCGCGCCCCTGACGCCGGAGCGCATCCTGGCGGCCAGCGACGATGAGATGCGATTATCGGGCCTCTCGCGGCCCAAGCAGCGTACCTTGCGCGCGGTCGCCGCCGCCCTCGTCGAGGGCAGCTTGCGCTTCGAGGCGCTGGAGGCCGCCACGCCCGAGGCCGTGCATGAGCACATGACCGCCGTCTCCGGAATCGGCCCCTGGACGGCGGACATCTACCTCCTGTTCTGCCTCGGCCATCGCGACGGCTTCGCCGCCGGCGACCTCGCGATCCAGGAGGCGGCGCGGCAGGCCTTCGACCTGCCCGCCCGTCCGAAAGCGGCCGAACTCGCGGCGCTGGCCGAAGCCTGGCGGCCATGGCGCGGCGTCGCGGCGCGATTGCTCTGGGCCTATTACGCCGCCTTGAAGAAGCGCGAAGGGATCAACGCTTGA
- a CDS encoding HpcH/HpaI aldolase family protein encodes MSKPTVLSSLADRLAKGDKILSAWSSIPEPSVSGILAQEAFDAVTLDMQHGPITLGEVIRAIPLINAAGKPALARLPVGEFQNVSKLLDAGVSGVIAPMINTMEDARRFAAYSKYPPMGERSWGSYGALGTSGLDANSYFKAANGFSLSFAMIETREAIAILDDILALPGIDAVFVGPSDLSIALSGGALVDATIPEVDEAIRHIVARASAVNKPVAIYAQSAERAKDFFALGARMVTLMSDTGLMRAGAQAAIKTIRG; translated from the coding sequence ATGTCGAAGCCCACCGTGCTCTCCTCGCTCGCCGACCGTCTCGCCAAGGGCGACAAGATCCTCTCGGCCTGGTCGAGCATTCCTGAGCCGAGCGTCAGCGGCATTCTGGCTCAGGAGGCATTCGACGCCGTCACGCTCGACATGCAGCACGGGCCGATCACGCTGGGCGAGGTCATCCGCGCGATTCCGTTGATCAACGCGGCGGGCAAGCCGGCGCTGGCGCGTCTTCCGGTCGGCGAGTTCCAGAACGTCTCGAAGTTGCTCGATGCCGGCGTTTCCGGCGTGATCGCGCCGATGATCAACACGATGGAGGATGCGCGCCGCTTCGCCGCCTATTCCAAATACCCGCCGATGGGCGAGCGCAGCTGGGGCAGCTACGGCGCGCTCGGCACCTCCGGGCTCGATGCGAACAGCTATTTCAAGGCGGCCAACGGCTTCTCGCTCTCCTTCGCGATGATCGAGACGCGCGAGGCGATCGCCATCCTCGACGACATCCTGGCGCTGCCGGGCATCGACGCCGTCTTCGTCGGCCCTTCCGATCTTTCGATCGCGCTGTCGGGCGGCGCGTTGGTCGATGCAACGATTCCCGAGGTCGATGAAGCGATCCGCCACATCGTTGCGCGCGCATCCGCCGTCAACAAGCCGGTGGCGATCTATGCCCAGTCGGCGGAGCGGGCGAAGGATTTCTTCGCGCTCGGCGCCAGGATGGTGACGCTTATGAGCGATACCGGATTGATGCGCGCCGGCGCCCAGGCGGCGATCAAGACGATCAGGGGCTGA
- a CDS encoding DUF1476 domain-containing protein, producing the protein MSTFDQRKDAFENKFAHDEELRFKATARRNKLLGLWAAEKLGKSGAEADVYAKAVVVADFEEAGDEDVVRKVKADFAAGAVTVGDAEIRQIMAELLIKAAEEIQAGR; encoded by the coding sequence ATGTCGACATTCGATCAGCGCAAGGACGCTTTCGAGAACAAATTCGCTCACGACGAGGAGCTGCGCTTCAAGGCGACGGCGCGGCGCAACAAGCTGCTCGGTCTCTGGGCGGCCGAGAAGCTGGGCAAGAGCGGCGCGGAGGCGGACGTCTATGCGAAGGCCGTCGTGGTGGCCGATTTCGAGGAGGCCGGCGACGAGGACGTCGTGCGCAAGGTCAAGGCCGATTTCGCGGCCGGGGCGGTGACGGTCGGCGACGCCGAGATTCGCCAGATCATGGCGGAGCTCCTGATCAAGGCGGCCGAAGAGATCCAGGCCGGCCGCTGA
- the purC gene encoding phosphoribosylaminoimidazolesuccinocarboxamide synthase, translated as MDFLKPRYIPMNRRRRIYEGKAKVLYEGPEPGTLIQHFKDDATAFNAKKHEVIDGKGVLNNRISEHIFSNLNDIGVPTHFIRRLNMREQLIREVEIIPLEVVVRNVAAGSLSTRLGLEEGTQLPRSIIEFYYKNDALNDPMVSEEHITAFGWATPQEIDDIMALAIRVNDFLSGLFLGAGIRLVDFKMECGRLWEGEMMRIVVADEISPDSCRLWDIKSKDKMDKDRFRRDMGGLIEAYTEVARRLGILGENEKVGPAGPRLVQ; from the coding sequence ATGGATTTCCTCAAGCCACGGTACATCCCAATGAATCGCCGCCGTCGCATCTACGAAGGCAAGGCGAAGGTCCTCTATGAAGGACCCGAGCCCGGTACGCTGATCCAGCATTTCAAGGACGACGCGACCGCCTTCAATGCCAAAAAGCATGAAGTGATCGACGGCAAGGGCGTGCTGAACAACCGGATTTCGGAGCATATCTTCTCCAATCTCAACGATATCGGCGTGCCCACGCATTTCATCCGTCGGTTGAACATGCGCGAGCAGCTCATCCGCGAGGTCGAGATCATTCCGCTCGAAGTCGTGGTGCGCAACGTCGCTGCCGGTTCGCTCTCCACCCGTCTCGGGCTGGAGGAAGGCACGCAGCTGCCGCGCTCGATCATCGAGTTCTATTACAAGAACGACGCGCTGAACGACCCGATGGTCTCCGAAGAGCACATCACCGCCTTCGGCTGGGCGACGCCCCAGGAGATCGACGACATCATGGCCCTGGCCATCCGCGTCAACGACTTCCTGTCCGGCCTGTTCCTCGGCGCCGGCATCCGCCTCGTCGACTTCAAGATGGAGTGCGGTCGGCTCTGGGAAGGCGAGATGATGCGCATCGTCGTCGCCGACGAGATCAGCCCTGATTCCTGCCGGCTCTGGGACATCAAGTCGAAGGACAAGATGGACAAGGACCGCTTCCGCCGCGACATGGGCGGGCTGATCGAGGCCTATACCGAAGTCGCTCGCCGCCTGGGCATCCTGGGCGAGAACGAAAAGGTCGGACCGGCGGGCCCCCGGCTGGTGCAGTAA
- the purS gene encoding phosphoribosylformylglycinamidine synthase subunit PurS: MKARVTVTLKTGVLDPQGKAIEGALKSLGIAGVDSVRQGKVFDIELAGQDAIAAEAALKTACEKLLANTVIENYRVEIGV, encoded by the coding sequence ATGAAAGCCCGCGTCACCGTCACCCTCAAGACCGGCGTGCTCGATCCGCAGGGCAAGGCGATCGAGGGCGCACTGAAATCGCTCGGCATCGCCGGCGTCGATTCGGTCCGCCAGGGCAAGGTCTTCGACATCGAGCTCGCCGGCCAGGATGCCATTGCCGCCGAAGCCGCGCTGAAGACGGCTTGCGAGAAGCTGCTCGCCAACACCGTGATCGAGAACTACCGCGTCGAGATCGGCGTCTGA
- a CDS encoding GNAT family N-acetyltransferase, producing the protein MTGIAPQLAATATIALRPATHDDVDAIMACERQPGYDDTVGRWSREEHLAALVEPSHRYIVALDSHSAVMGFVILQEIAPAASAVLVRRIAALSQGRGHGRALLDHALALIFDELGAAKAWLRVWPHNARGMALYTKLGMREDGLSEVQRNGAPAVMTIMSIDAARYRDRKPRSETP; encoded by the coding sequence ATGACGGGAATCGCGCCTCAGCTGGCTGCGACCGCGACCATAGCGCTTCGCCCCGCGACTCATGACGACGTCGATGCGATCATGGCTTGCGAACGCCAGCCCGGCTACGACGACACCGTCGGGCGCTGGAGTCGTGAGGAGCACCTCGCGGCGCTGGTCGAGCCGAGCCATCGCTATATCGTCGCGCTCGATTCCCACAGTGCCGTGATGGGCTTCGTGATCCTGCAGGAGATCGCGCCCGCCGCCAGCGCCGTATTGGTGCGCCGGATCGCGGCCCTGAGCCAGGGACGCGGCCATGGCCGCGCCCTGCTCGACCATGCGCTTGCGCTGATCTTCGACGAATTGGGCGCCGCGAAGGCCTGGTTGCGCGTTTGGCCGCATAATGCGCGCGGCATGGCTCTTTACACCAAGCTCGGCATGAGAGAGGACGGGCTGAGCGAGGTGCAACGCAATGGCGCGCCTGCCGTCATGACGATCATGTCGATCGATGCCGCGCGCTATCGCGACCGCAAGCCGAGGAGTGAGACCCCGTGA
- the purQ gene encoding phosphoribosylformylglycinamidine synthase subunit PurQ: MKAAVITFPGSNREGDVAKALKQAGATVAHVWHADTALPAGTDLVVLPGGFSYGDYLRTGAIAGRANIMDATRAHAERGGYVLGICNGFQIVCEAGLLPGILMRNADLKFVCKRQHLTVERTDTPYANAYAKGQVIDVCIAHGEGNYIADAETLARLEGEGLVAFRYADALGRITAAANPNGSQNNIAGIYSPKLNVLGLMPHPENLIDSLTGGIDGRGMFASLMSGKRAA; encoded by the coding sequence GTGAAAGCCGCCGTCATCACCTTTCCAGGCTCCAATCGCGAAGGCGATGTCGCCAAGGCGCTGAAGCAGGCCGGCGCGACGGTCGCCCATGTCTGGCACGCCGACACGGCCCTGCCGGCAGGCACCGATCTCGTGGTGCTGCCCGGTGGCTTCTCCTATGGCGACTATCTGCGGACGGGCGCCATCGCCGGGCGCGCCAACATCATGGATGCGACCCGCGCCCATGCCGAACGCGGCGGCTATGTGCTGGGTATCTGCAACGGCTTCCAGATCGTCTGCGAGGCCGGGCTCCTGCCCGGCATCCTGATGCGCAACGCCGACCTCAAATTCGTCTGCAAGCGTCAGCATCTGACGGTCGAGCGCACCGACACGCCTTATGCCAACGCCTATGCCAAGGGCCAGGTCATCGATGTCTGTATCGCCCATGGCGAGGGCAACTACATCGCCGACGCTGAGACCCTGGCGCGCCTCGAAGGCGAAGGCCTCGTCGCCTTCCGCTATGCCGATGCGCTGGGCCGGATCACAGCCGCTGCCAATCCGAACGGCTCGCAGAACAACATCGCCGGGATCTATTCGCCCAAGCTGAACGTGCTCGGCCTGATGCCGCACCCCGAGAACCTGATCGATTCGCTGACCGGCGGCATCGACGGGCGCGGCATGTTCGCAAGCCTGATGAGCGGCAAGCGCGCCGCCTGA
- a CDS encoding DsbE family thiol:disulfide interchange protein, translating into MSEIEVQPRRRSPLVFLIPLILFGALALVFAVGLFSGDASKVPSALIGKPAPAVTLSQLDGLQRDGQPVPAFAMADLAKGRATLVNVFASWCAPCRVEHPFLVAMAESPAVKAGKVALVGMNYKDEAENARRFLGALGNPYSAVGVDRSGRAAIEWGVYGVPETFLIGPDGRILEKHVGPLDAQTAGRLLTRAAAGK; encoded by the coding sequence ATGAGCGAGATCGAGGTTCAACCCCGCCGCCGCTCGCCGCTGGTTTTCCTGATCCCCCTGATCCTGTTCGGCGCGCTGGCGCTGGTCTTCGCGGTCGGCCTGTTCTCGGGCGACGCCAGCAAGGTGCCCTCGGCCCTGATCGGAAAGCCTGCTCCGGCGGTCACGCTGTCGCAGCTCGACGGGCTGCAGCGGGACGGGCAGCCCGTGCCGGCTTTCGCGATGGCGGATCTGGCGAAGGGCCGCGCCACGCTCGTCAATGTCTTCGCCAGCTGGTGCGCGCCCTGCCGGGTCGAGCATCCCTTCCTGGTGGCCATGGCCGAATCACCCGCGGTGAAGGCCGGCAAGGTCGCGCTGGTGGGCATGAACTACAAGGACGAGGCGGAGAATGCCCGGCGCTTCCTGGGCGCGCTCGGCAATCCCTATTCGGCTGTCGGCGTCGACCGGAGCGGGCGCGCGGCGATCGAATGGGGCGTCTATGGCGTGCCTGAGACCTTCCTGATCGGCCCGGACGGGCGGATCCTGGAAAAGCATGTCGGGCCGCTCGATGCCCAAACCGCCGGGCGCCTGCTGACGCGGGCGGCGGCTGGGAAGTAG
- the ccmD gene encoding heme exporter protein CcmD: protein MSGLGPHAGFILASYGAVVLILGGLIAATLFDHRAQKRALAALEQRGAGRRSDRMSS from the coding sequence ATGAGCGGTCTGGGTCCCCATGCCGGTTTCATCCTCGCCTCCTATGGCGCGGTCGTCCTGATCCTCGGCGGCCTGATCGCGGCGACCCTCTTCGACCACAGGGCGCAGAAGCGCGCGCTCGCGGCTTTGGAGCAGCGCGGCGCAGGCCGTCGCTCGGACAGGATGTCGTCATGA
- a CDS encoding heme ABC transporter permease — MASLIDFANPTRFMRLSGALLPWMTGAATLMLALGFYLAWFVAPADYQQGETIRIMFVHVPAAWLALMFYTMMAVSGLGTLVWRHPLADVAQKAAAPIGACFALICLLTGAFWGKPMWGTYWVWDARLTSVLVLFLIYLGIIALWRALDDSARAGRAVAILTLVGFVNVPIIKFSVDWWNTLHQPASVFRSGGPTIHPSMLWPLLILALGFTLLGLGLHLVAMRAEIMRRRVRTLTILEAERLDRLAAQAVPA, encoded by the coding sequence ATGGCCAGCCTGATCGATTTCGCGAATCCGACGCGCTTCATGCGCCTGTCGGGCGCGCTGTTGCCGTGGATGACCGGCGCGGCCACGCTGATGCTCGCGCTCGGCTTCTATCTCGCCTGGTTCGTCGCTCCGGCCGACTACCAGCAGGGCGAGACCATCCGGATCATGTTCGTGCATGTCCCGGCCGCCTGGCTCGCGCTGATGTTCTACACGATGATGGCGGTCTCCGGCCTCGGCACGCTGGTCTGGCGGCACCCCCTGGCGGATGTCGCCCAGAAGGCGGCGGCGCCGATCGGGGCGTGCTTCGCGTTGATCTGCCTGCTCACCGGTGCCTTCTGGGGCAAGCCGATGTGGGGCACCTATTGGGTCTGGGACGCACGGTTGACGTCGGTGCTCGTGCTGTTCCTGATCTATCTCGGCATCATCGCGCTCTGGCGCGCGCTCGACGATTCCGCCCGGGCCGGGCGGGCGGTGGCGATCCTGACGCTGGTCGGCTTCGTCAATGTGCCGATCATCAAATTCTCGGTCGACTGGTGGAACACGCTCCATCAGCCGGCCTCGGTGTTTCGTAGCGGGGGGCCGACGATCCACCCCTCCATGCTGTGGCCGCTGCTGATCCTGGCGCTGGGCTTCACCTTGCTGGGCCTGGGCCTGCATCTGGTGGCGATGCGGGCCGAGATCATGCGCCGGCGGGTGCGCACGCTGACGATCTTGGAAGCCGAGCGGCTCGACCGACTGGCGGCGCAGGCGGTGCCGGCATGA
- the ccmB gene encoding heme exporter protein CcmB, with protein sequence MTRAFLAILKRDLMLASRAGGGGELALVFFLTLVVLVPFALGPDLNLLSRIGPAILWLGALLSTLIGLDRLFQSDEEDGSLDLIRASALPLELSVLAKGLAHWLTTGLPLALAAPLLGLLVALPVDAMLPVAATLLVGTPALSFIGAAAAALTAGLRRGGLILPVLVAPLTIPVLIFGVSAANSALGGTVPFLTPFLILCALTLGSIVIGTVAAAVALRQAD encoded by the coding sequence GTGACGCGCGCCTTCCTCGCCATCCTGAAGCGCGACCTCATGCTCGCCTCGCGCGCCGGCGGCGGCGGGGAACTGGCGCTCGTCTTCTTCCTGACGCTGGTCGTGCTGGTGCCGTTCGCGCTCGGGCCCGATCTCAACCTGCTGTCGCGGATCGGTCCGGCCATCCTCTGGCTGGGCGCGCTGCTTTCGACGCTGATCGGGCTCGACCGCCTGTTCCAGAGCGATGAGGAGGACGGCTCGCTCGATCTGATCCGCGCCTCGGCGCTGCCGCTCGAACTCAGCGTTCTGGCCAAGGGGCTGGCGCATTGGCTGACGACTGGGCTGCCATTGGCGCTGGCCGCGCCGCTGCTCGGCCTGCTGGTCGCGCTTCCCGTGGACGCGATGCTGCCGGTCGCGGCGACCTTGCTGGTTGGAACCCCGGCGCTAAGCTTCATCGGGGCGGCGGCGGCGGCGCTGACGGCCGGTTTGCGGCGTGGCGGCCTGATCCTGCCCGTCCTGGTCGCGCCCCTGACGATTCCGGTGCTGATCTTCGGCGTCTCGGCCGCCAACAGCGCGTTGGGCGGCACGGTTCCGTTCCTGACGCCGTTTCTGATCCTGTGCGCGCTCACGTTGGGGTCGATCGTGATCGGCACGGTCGCGGCGGCCGTGGCCCTGCGCCAGGCGGATTAG